GCCCAGGCAGCCCGGTATCACGCCCAGAAAGGCGGCCAGCAGGTACTGTTTAAAGCGACTCTTTAAAAAGGTCTGCTGCCATTGTCCGTGCGTTTGCACATTGATGTACTCAATGAGCAGCATCATAATAAATACAAAGCTGGTAATTAGCAGGGCGTGTTTTACAATACCGATGACAAACATCTCAGCGTTCCTCTTTTAATGAGCGATCAACTCTTTATCTTGGCTTTAAACAGGCGAAGCGTCTCCATGAACCACACATCTTGTTCGAAGATTTCAAATCCCCACTCTTTTAACTGCTCTTTCCAGTTGATGCGGATGTATTCAAAAGCCAGCGGACACTCAATGGTTTTAAAACCGATCCGGAACCACAGGGGCTTTTCATTAAGGTCAAATTCATTAAAATCAAGGACGATGAGCTGGCCGTCATCCTTCAATGCCCGACGCGCATTGTCAATGATCTTCCTGCGGTTTTCCTGTGTAAATCCATGAAAAACAAAAGAGAGAAAAACTTTGTCAAATTCTTTCTTAAAAGGCAGAGGCTCCAGAAAACTTTGCCGCAACAGGAAAACATTTGACAGATGGCTGCAATTTTTCTCAAACTGAGCGGCCATCTCTTCGCCGATTTCCACGCCCACGATGCGACCGTTCGCACCAAGATAGCGGGCCATCAAACAGGCATTTTTCCCCGTTCCGCATCCCAGGTCCAGAATGGCATCGTCTTTTTCAATGTTCATCTTAGCAATGGCCTCTTTCAAAAAGCGCTCGTACTTGCCTAAACTCCCCCACTTCAATAGCTGGTCGTAAAAACGGGCCGCAAAGCCTTTTACTTCCACTTTAGAAACAGATTGATCCAGCATTTTAAAGACCTCCCGCGCATGGCATGAATTTCATGCCTTGCGTATTAAAACATTTGAAATCGCCATACTGCTCACTAAGCAGGCGGCTAATCGCTTCATCGATGCGGTTGATCCTGGTAAGCATCGGTTTTTTCCCCTTTTCAACCAGTTTGGGAATGGAATGCATGCCCATACTGCGCGCCAAAAACACATCGCAGTCCTT
This sequence is a window from Caldithrix abyssi DSM 13497. Protein-coding genes within it:
- a CDS encoding class I SAM-dependent methyltransferase; this translates as MLDQSVSKVEVKGFAARFYDQLLKWGSLGKYERFLKEAIAKMNIEKDDAILDLGCGTGKNACLMARYLGANGRIVGVEIGEEMAAQFEKNCSHLSNVFLLRQSFLEPLPFKKEFDKVFLSFVFHGFTQENRRKIIDNARRALKDDGQLIVLDFNEFDLNEKPLWFRIGFKTIECPLAFEYIRINWKEQLKEWGFEIFEQDVWFMETLRLFKAKIKS
- a CDS encoding NifB/NifX family molybdenum-iron cluster-binding protein, encoding MKIAVGTDDLNAIRSGHFGESRFFKIFTVENGQIMTQEIRENPFIVSQGEGHEHGQAKNIMQLLKDCDVFLARSMGMHSIPKLVEKGKKPMLTRINRIDEAISRLLSEQYGDFKCFNTQGMKFMPCAGGL